From one Streptomyces sp. SCSIO 30461 genomic stretch:
- a CDS encoding hemolysin family protein, translating into MSAQLIAGAILLVVVAWLAACAEAGIARVSAFRAAEARRAGRRGADKLVQVASDPTRYLNVALLVRVACEMAAGALVTYACLQEFPETWEALAVAIGVMVLVSYVAVGVSPRTIGRQHPLNTATAAAYVLLPLARVMGPIPQLLILIGNALTPGKGFRKGPFASEAELRAMVDLAEQESLIEAEERRMVHSVFELGDTLVREVMVPRTDLICIERYKTIRQALTLALRSGFSRIPVTGENEDDIVGIVYLKDLVRKTHINRDSEAELVSTAMRPAAFVPDTKNAGDLLREMQQERNHVAVVIDEYGGTAGIVTIEDILEEIVGEITDEYDRELPPVEKLGDSRYRVTARLDIGDLGELFGFDEFDDEDVETVGGLLAKSLGRVPIAGATALVELPDRRVLRLTAESPAGRRNRIVTVLVEPSEPAEPVAGDGA; encoded by the coding sequence ATGAGTGCCCAGCTGATCGCAGGAGCGATCCTTCTCGTCGTCGTCGCCTGGCTCGCCGCCTGCGCCGAGGCGGGCATCGCCAGGGTCTCCGCCTTCCGCGCAGCCGAGGCGCGGCGCGCGGGCCGACGCGGTGCCGACAAGCTGGTCCAGGTGGCGTCCGACCCCACCCGCTATCTCAACGTCGCGCTGCTGGTGCGGGTGGCCTGCGAGATGGCGGCGGGGGCTCTGGTCACCTATGCCTGCCTCCAGGAGTTCCCCGAGACCTGGGAGGCGCTGGCCGTTGCCATCGGCGTCATGGTGCTCGTCTCCTATGTCGCCGTCGGCGTCTCGCCACGGACCATCGGCCGCCAGCACCCGCTGAACACGGCGACCGCCGCCGCGTACGTGCTGCTGCCGCTGGCTCGCGTCATGGGCCCGATCCCGCAGCTGCTGATCCTCATCGGTAACGCCCTCACTCCCGGCAAGGGCTTCCGCAAGGGCCCGTTCGCGAGCGAGGCGGAACTGCGCGCCATGGTGGACCTCGCCGAGCAGGAGTCGCTGATCGAGGCCGAGGAGCGCAGGATGGTGCACTCCGTCTTCGAGCTCGGCGACACACTGGTGCGCGAGGTCATGGTCCCGCGCACCGACCTGATCTGCATCGAGCGCTACAAGACCATCCGCCAGGCACTGACCCTGGCACTGCGTTCGGGCTTCTCCCGGATCCCGGTGACCGGTGAGAACGAGGACGACATCGTCGGGATCGTCTATCTCAAGGACCTGGTCCGCAAGACGCACATCAACCGCGACTCCGAGGCAGAGCTGGTCTCCACGGCGATGCGGCCCGCGGCCTTCGTGCCCGACACCAAGAACGCCGGTGATCTGCTGCGCGAGATGCAGCAGGAGCGCAACCACGTGGCCGTCGTGATCGACGAGTACGGCGGCACGGCGGGGATCGTCACCATCGAGGACATCCTGGAGGAGATCGTCGGCGAGATCACCGACGAGTACGACCGTGAACTGCCGCCCGTCGAGAAGCTCGGGGACTCCCGTTACCGGGTGACGGCCCGGCTCGACATCGGTGACCTCGGCGAGCTGTTCGGGTTCGACGAGTTCGACGACGAGGACGTGGAGACCGTCGGCGGCCTGCTGGCCAAGTCCCTCGGGCGGGTCCCGATCGCCGGGGCGACCGCGCTGGTGGAGCTTCCGGACCGGCGCGTCCTGCGGCTGACGGCCGAGTCGCCCGCCGGGCGGCGCAACAGGATCGTCACCGTGCTGGTGGAGCCGTCGGAACCGGCGGAGCCGGTGGCCGGAGACGGCGCATGA
- the ybeY gene encoding rRNA maturation RNase YbeY, translating into MSIDVNNESGTEVDEAAILDIARYALARMRIHPLSELSVIVVDAEAMEQLHIQWMDLPGPTDVMSFPMDELRPPAKDSDEPPQGLLGDIVLCPEVALKQGEEAPTQHSMDEELQLLTVHGVLHLLGYDHEEPDERAEMFGLQAAIVDGWRAEKGLTGPSPAPTVS; encoded by the coding sequence ATGTCGATCGACGTCAACAACGAGTCCGGCACAGAGGTCGACGAAGCGGCGATCCTCGACATCGCCCGCTACGCCTTGGCACGGATGCGTATCCACCCGCTCTCCGAACTCTCGGTGATCGTCGTGGACGCCGAGGCCATGGAGCAGCTCCACATCCAGTGGATGGACCTGCCGGGGCCGACGGATGTCATGTCGTTCCCGATGGACGAGCTGCGTCCGCCGGCGAAGGACTCCGACGAGCCCCCGCAGGGGCTGCTCGGCGACATCGTGCTCTGCCCGGAGGTCGCCCTGAAGCAGGGCGAGGAAGCTCCGACGCAGCACTCCATGGACGAGGAGCTCCAGCTCCTCACCGTCCACGGAGTGCTGCATCTCCTCGGCTACGACCACGAGGAGCCGGACGAGCGCGCCGAGATGTTCGGCCTGCAGGCGGCGATCGTCGACGGCTGGCGTGCGGAGAAGGGCCTGACGGGCCCCTCCCCGGCACCGACCGTCTCATGA
- a CDS encoding PhoH family protein has translation MTQTPTTQSTPRRPERPEGNPAGQARAQFTVPAKHPMVTVLGSGDALLRVIERAFPGADIHVRGNEVSAVGDEREVALIQRLFDEMMLVLRTGQPMTEDAVERSIAMLRASENGDGPDETPAEVLTQNILSSRGRTIRPKTLNQKRYVDAIDKHTVVFGIGPAGTGKTYLAMAKAVQALQSKQVNRIILTRPAVEAGERLGFLPGTLYEKIDPYLRPLYDALHDMIDPDSIPRLMAAGTIEVAPLAYMRGRTLNDAFIILDEAQNTSPEQMKMFLTRLGFDSKIVITGDITQVDLPGGTKSGLRQVREILDGVPDVHFSMLTSQDVVRHKLVGRIVDAYERYDSRDGAQHAPHGKSAAHGTSGSHGK, from the coding sequence ATGACTCAGACACCCACAACCCAGAGCACCCCCCGGCGGCCCGAGCGCCCCGAGGGGAATCCTGCGGGGCAGGCACGAGCCCAGTTCACCGTCCCTGCGAAGCATCCGATGGTGACGGTTCTCGGTTCGGGTGACGCCCTGCTGCGCGTGATCGAGAGGGCCTTCCCGGGGGCCGACATCCATGTCCGGGGGAACGAAGTCAGTGCGGTGGGTGACGAGCGTGAAGTCGCTCTGATCCAGCGCCTGTTCGACGAGATGATGCTGGTGCTCCGCACCGGGCAGCCGATGACGGAGGACGCGGTGGAACGCTCGATCGCCATGCTCAGGGCGAGCGAGAACGGTGATGGACCGGATGAGACCCCGGCCGAGGTGCTCACACAGAACATCCTTTCCAGCCGCGGGCGCACCATCCGCCCCAAGACCCTCAACCAGAAGCGCTATGTCGACGCCATCGACAAGCACACCGTCGTCTTCGGTATCGGTCCTGCGGGCACCGGCAAGACCTATCTGGCCATGGCCAAGGCGGTCCAGGCGCTCCAATCCAAGCAGGTCAACCGGATCATCCTGACCCGGCCCGCGGTGGAGGCGGGGGAGCGGCTCGGCTTCCTGCCCGGCACGCTCTACGAGAAGATCGACCCGTATCTGCGCCCGCTGTACGACGCGCTGCACGACATGATCGACCCCGACTCCATCCCGCGCCTGATGGCCGCGGGCACGATCGAGGTCGCGCCCCTGGCTTATATGCGCGGCCGGACGCTCAATGACGCCTTCATCATCCTGGACGAGGCCCAGAACACGAGCCCCGAGCAGATGAAGATGTTCCTGACCCGTCTGGGCTTCGATTCGAAGATCGTCATCACCGGTGACATCACCCAGGTCGACCTGCCCGGCGGGACCAAGAGCGGTCTGCGCCAGGTCCGGGAGATCCTGGACGGGGTCCCCGATGTGCACTTCTCCATGCTGACGTCGCAGGATGTCGTCCGGCACAAGCTCGTCGGCCGTATCGTCGACGCGTACGAGCGGTACGACAGCCGTGACGGGGCCCAGCACGCCCCGCATGGCAAGAGCGCCGCTCACGGCACCAGCGGCTCCCACGGGAAGTGA
- a CDS encoding PfkB family carbohydrate kinase — MEEQVDPLRHLRADDDPGCDVFLTGTVFLDIIFTGLDSAPVRGTESWARGMGSSPGGVANMATALARLGLRTSLAAAFGDDHYGDYCWDALEQGEGIDLSMSRTIPGWHSPVTVSMAYEGERTMISHGHEAPSCGDGDGDGSGSGDDGADGADGVPPGQGFPPAHSVPPRARAAVASLVPGRPEGWIADAAARGARIFADVGWDETGRWELSALPGLDRCEAFLPNAEEAMRYTRTDCPRAAARALADKVPVAVVTLGADGAVAVDGGSGETAEVPAIEVEALDPTGAGDVFVAGFVTGTLAGWPLADRLAFAGLTAALSVQEFGGSLSAPGWSELAAWWQRVQGWVGQAPEALTRYAFLGRQLDRLLPRASRPWPRARAVPTIGFRRSP, encoded by the coding sequence TTGGAGGAGCAGGTCGACCCGCTGCGACACCTGCGCGCGGACGACGATCCCGGCTGCGATGTGTTCCTGACCGGCACGGTCTTCCTGGACATCATCTTCACCGGCCTGGACAGTGCCCCCGTCCGGGGCACCGAGTCCTGGGCCCGGGGCATGGGGTCGAGTCCCGGCGGCGTCGCCAACATGGCCACCGCACTCGCCCGTCTCGGGCTGCGTACCTCGCTCGCGGCGGCCTTCGGCGACGACCACTACGGCGACTACTGCTGGGACGCGCTCGAACAGGGTGAGGGCATCGACCTGTCGATGTCACGCACCATCCCCGGCTGGCACTCCCCGGTCACCGTCTCCATGGCATACGAGGGTGAGCGGACGATGATCTCGCACGGCCACGAGGCACCGTCGTGCGGCGACGGCGACGGCGACGGCAGCGGCAGCGGCGATGACGGTGCGGACGGGGCGGATGGCGTGCCCCCTGGCCAGGGGTTTCCGCCCGCCCACTCGGTGCCACCACGGGCGCGAGCCGCCGTCGCCTCCCTTGTGCCGGGCCGCCCGGAGGGCTGGATCGCCGATGCCGCCGCCCGTGGCGCCCGGATCTTCGCCGACGTCGGCTGGGACGAGACCGGCCGCTGGGAGCTGTCGGCACTCCCAGGTCTCGACCGGTGCGAGGCGTTCCTGCCCAACGCCGAGGAGGCGATGCGCTACACCCGCACCGACTGCCCGCGTGCCGCGGCCCGCGCGCTCGCCGACAAGGTGCCGGTCGCCGTGGTCACCCTCGGTGCCGACGGTGCCGTGGCCGTCGACGGGGGCTCGGGGGAGACCGCGGAGGTCCCGGCGATCGAGGTCGAGGCGCTGGACCCGACGGGCGCGGGCGATGTCTTCGTGGCCGGGTTCGTCACCGGCACCCTGGCCGGCTGGCCGCTCGCCGACCGGCTGGCCTTCGCCGGATTGACCGCCGCGCTGTCGGTCCAGGAGTTCGGCGGGTCACTGTCCGCACCCGGCTGGTCCGAGCTCGCCGCCTGGTGGCAACGTGTACAGGGCTGGGTGGGGCAGGCCCCGGAGGCGCTGACTCGCTACGCCTTCCTCGGCAGGCAGCTCGACCGGCTGCTGCCCCGAGCCTCCCGCCCCTGGCCACGGGCGCGGGCGGTGCCCACGATCGGCTTCCGCCGTTCGCCGTGA
- a CDS encoding MFS transporter — MSSRPRAAWPLVAVFNAGYLASYLLPTVVGRLSSGLGLSPAEAGLVGSTLLLHSAVAGFVLASRVDRHGQRRPARLGLLLAFGGFGAAALTSYVPLVIAGAAIGGLGSGTATAVAAAGIAAQRDPHRVSSLGLLSVSATAGALYLTIPRLGGGHALPFAALALVAVLVWPATGRLPGAGTAAAPEDATTVPFSSRTLLPRRRSGLVLAGAMLFWSMAQNALWGVSGRIGTTQAGLSEVTAGAVFAVALGAGLVGVIGAGAVGSRLGRAIPIGAGTALIGGCVVVSSSAKGLLGFATGEVLWNFFYPVVLSYLLGLAASLDPRGRWAVLVGAASSLGVACGPMTGSLLSERAGYPVMGLVLCAVLLLVAVPMSAVALHTSGRPLPLRARFTPSAVGEAVSTRTLPAGADVPSCSAARASRPARVRLFGARAPFRLSGPRARGSRNSAPAARPLIRRRAGAPAGTHLLAIGAHDQPVTEIPAPVEARRRLLVRDRSSKVLAS; from the coding sequence ATGTCTTCGCGCCCGCGCGCCGCGTGGCCCCTGGTCGCCGTGTTCAACGCCGGCTACCTCGCCTCGTACCTCCTTCCGACCGTCGTCGGACGCCTGTCCTCCGGCCTCGGCCTCAGTCCTGCCGAGGCCGGTCTCGTGGGATCGACGCTGCTGCTCCATTCGGCCGTCGCCGGATTCGTGCTGGCGTCCCGCGTCGACCGCCACGGGCAGCGGCGGCCGGCCCGGCTGGGGCTGCTGCTGGCCTTCGGCGGCTTCGGCGCCGCCGCTCTCACCTCGTATGTCCCGCTGGTGATCGCGGGTGCTGCCATCGGCGGCCTCGGCTCGGGAACGGCGACTGCGGTGGCCGCAGCGGGCATCGCCGCACAGCGCGATCCGCACCGTGTCTCCTCACTCGGGCTGCTGTCCGTTTCGGCGACCGCGGGGGCTCTCTATCTCACGATTCCGCGGCTCGGCGGCGGCCATGCGCTGCCGTTCGCCGCGCTGGCCCTGGTGGCGGTGCTGGTGTGGCCGGCGACCGGACGGCTGCCGGGGGCCGGGACCGCGGCGGCGCCGGAGGACGCCACCACGGTCCCCTTCAGCTCGCGGACCCTGCTGCCGCGCCGCCGCTCCGGCCTGGTGCTCGCCGGCGCGATGCTCTTCTGGTCCATGGCCCAGAACGCCCTGTGGGGCGTCAGCGGCAGGATCGGCACCACCCAGGCCGGGCTGAGCGAGGTCACCGCGGGCGCCGTCTTCGCGGTGGCCCTGGGCGCGGGCCTGGTGGGCGTCATCGGCGCCGGTGCGGTCGGCTCCCGGCTAGGCCGGGCGATACCGATCGGCGCCGGCACGGCGCTGATCGGCGGCTGCGTCGTGGTGAGTTCGTCGGCCAAGGGCCTGCTGGGCTTCGCCACCGGCGAGGTGCTGTGGAATTTCTTCTACCCGGTGGTCCTCTCCTATCTGCTCGGCCTCGCCGCCTCGCTCGACCCGCGCGGCCGGTGGGCGGTCCTGGTGGGCGCCGCGTCGTCGCTGGGCGTGGCCTGCGGCCCGATGACCGGCAGCCTGCTGTCGGAACGGGCCGGATACCCGGTGATGGGCCTGGTGCTGTGCGCGGTGCTGCTACTGGTGGCGGTCCCGATGTCGGCCGTGGCCCTGCACACCTCCGGCCGCCCCCTGCCGCTCAGGGCCAGGTTCACGCCGTCCGCCGTCGGCGAGGCCGTCTCCACCAGGACGCTTCCCGCGGGCGCCGACGTTCCCTCGTGCTCGGCCGCCCGTGCCTCGCGACCCGCGCGCGTTCGCCTCTTCGGCGCCCGCGCCCCCTTTCGGCTCTCCGGCCCACGTGCCCGGGGAAGCCGGAACAGCGCCCCCGCCGCACGACCGCTCATCCGCCGCCGCGCCGGCGCCCCAGCGGGCACCCATCTCCTTGCGATCGGCGCGCACGACCAGCCGGTCACCGAGATCCCGGCACCGGTGGAGGCCAGGCGCCGCCTGCTCGTCCGGGACAGGTCGTCCAAGGTCCTCGCCTCCTGA
- a CDS encoding GTP cyclohydrolase, FolE2/MptA family — translation MLFHTEGTGLPHTAGEAPALHDVQNERDGRGIEIDRVGISNVKYPVLFDDGDVRQHGIAEAAVTVRLPHDQRGTHMSRMVALVRDVLSHFDPRAVGSALKEGADSLDAPALYMDVAMDVATEVRAPASGITSQAVHRVTFAMQWHDGRICMDTSVMCVVTSLCPCSKTISDYGAHNQRSEVTLTVTGEGDAAYALPIRALVDLATSCASAPVVPLVKRPDERVLTMQAYDNPAFVEDMVRDVSTACRLRGLSHRVSVRNLESIHSHDAVAVLSG, via the coding sequence ATGCTTTTCCACACCGAGGGAACAGGCCTCCCGCACACTGCGGGGGAGGCTCCCGCACTGCACGACGTCCAGAACGAGCGAGACGGACGTGGAATCGAGATCGACCGGGTGGGCATCAGCAATGTGAAGTACCCGGTGTTGTTCGACGACGGCGACGTGCGCCAGCACGGAATCGCCGAGGCCGCGGTCACCGTACGGCTCCCCCACGATCAGCGGGGCACACACATGAGCCGCATGGTTGCCCTCGTACGCGACGTACTGAGTCACTTCGACCCGAGGGCGGTCGGCTCCGCCCTGAAGGAAGGTGCGGATTCGCTCGACGCTCCGGCGCTCTACATGGACGTGGCAATGGACGTGGCAACCGAGGTCCGTGCACCCGCCAGCGGCATCACCTCACAGGCCGTGCACCGAGTGACGTTCGCAATGCAATGGCACGACGGCAGGATCTGCATGGACACCTCGGTCATGTGCGTCGTCACCAGTCTGTGCCCCTGCTCGAAAACCATCTCTGACTACGGTGCCCACAACCAGCGCAGCGAGGTCACGCTGACTGTGACGGGAGAGGGCGATGCTGCGTATGCGCTCCCGATCCGTGCTCTGGTCGACCTGGCCACGTCCTGCGCTTCCGCCCCGGTCGTCCCGTTGGTCAAGCGCCCGGACGAGCGGGTACTGACGATGCAGGCCTACGACAACCCGGCCTTCGTCGAGGACATGGTGCGTGATGTCTCCACAGCCTGTCGCCTCCGTGGCCTTTCCCACCGCGTATCGGTGAGGAACCTGGAGAGCATCCACAGCCACGACGCCGTCGCGGTCTTGTCCGGCTGA